Proteins from one Streptomyces sp. NBC_00390 genomic window:
- the treS gene encoding maltose alpha-D-glucosyltransferase, with product MIVNEPVHDTFEDTPARDRDPDWFKRAVFYEVLVRSFQDSNGDGVGDLKGITAKLDYLQWLGVDCLWLPPFFKSPLRDGGYDVADYTSVLPEFGDLADFVEFVDAAHQRGMRVIIDFVMNHTSDQHPWFQQSRSDPEGPYGDYYVWADHDKQYQDARIIFVDTETSNWTFDPVRKQYYWHRFFSHQPDLNYENPAVQEEIISALRFWLDLGIDGFRLDAVPYLYQQEGTNCENLPATHSFLKRVRKEIDAQYPDTVLLAEANQWPEDVVDYFGDYAAGGDECHMAFHFPVMPRIFMAVRRESRYPVSEILAKTPAIPKSCQWGIFLRNHDELTLEMVTDEERDYMYAEYAKDPRMRANIGIRRRLAPLLDNDRNQIELFTALLLSLPGSPILYYGDEIGMGDNIWLGDRDAVRTPMQWTPDRNAGFSSCDPGRLYLPTIMDPVYGYQVTNVEASMASPSSLLHWTRRMIEIRKQNPAFGLGSYTELASSNPAVLAFLREAPSKEEGGDDLVLCVHNFSRFAQPTELDLRAFNGRHPVELIGGVRFPAIGQWPYLLTLAGHGFYWFRLRKDSIPA from the coding sequence CAGTGGCTGGGGGTGGACTGCCTCTGGCTGCCGCCGTTCTTCAAGTCCCCCCTGCGGGACGGTGGTTACGATGTCGCCGACTACACCTCGGTACTGCCCGAGTTCGGCGACCTCGCCGACTTCGTGGAGTTCGTGGACGCCGCGCACCAGCGCGGGATGCGCGTCATCATCGACTTCGTCATGAACCACACCAGCGACCAGCACCCGTGGTTCCAGCAGTCCCGCAGCGATCCGGAGGGACCGTACGGCGACTACTACGTCTGGGCGGACCACGACAAGCAGTACCAGGACGCGCGGATCATCTTCGTCGACACCGAGACGTCCAACTGGACCTTCGACCCGGTGCGCAAGCAGTACTACTGGCACCGGTTCTTCTCCCACCAGCCGGACCTCAACTACGAGAACCCCGCGGTGCAGGAAGAGATCATCTCGGCACTGCGGTTCTGGCTGGACCTCGGCATCGACGGTTTCCGGCTGGATGCCGTGCCCTACCTGTACCAGCAGGAAGGCACCAACTGCGAGAATCTCCCGGCCACACACTCGTTCCTCAAGAGGGTGCGCAAGGAGATCGACGCGCAGTACCCGGACACGGTGCTGCTCGCCGAGGCCAATCAGTGGCCGGAAGACGTCGTCGACTACTTCGGCGACTACGCGGCCGGCGGCGACGAATGCCATATGGCCTTCCATTTCCCGGTGATGCCGCGGATCTTCATGGCGGTGCGCCGCGAGTCCCGCTACCCGGTCTCGGAAATCCTGGCCAAGACCCCGGCCATCCCCAAGAGCTGCCAGTGGGGCATCTTCCTGCGCAACCACGACGAGCTCACGCTCGAGATGGTGACGGACGAAGAGCGCGACTACATGTACGCGGAGTACGCCAAGGACCCGCGGATGCGGGCCAACATCGGTATCCGGCGCCGCCTCGCCCCGCTGCTCGACAACGACCGGAACCAGATCGAGCTGTTCACGGCGCTGCTGCTGTCGCTGCCCGGCTCCCCGATCCTCTACTACGGGGACGAGATCGGGATGGGCGACAACATCTGGCTGGGCGACCGGGACGCGGTGCGCACGCCGATGCAGTGGACACCGGACCGCAACGCGGGCTTCTCGTCGTGCGATCCGGGCCGGCTGTATCTGCCGACCATCATGGACCCGGTCTACGGCTACCAGGTCACCAATGTGGAGGCGTCGATGGCCTCACCGTCGTCGCTGCTGCACTGGACCCGGCGGATGATCGAGATCCGCAAGCAGAATCCCGCCTTCGGTCTCGGCTCGTACACCGAACTGGCGTCCTCCAACCCTGCGGTGCTCGCCTTCCTTCGCGAGGCACCCTCGAAGGAGGAGGGCGGGGACGATCTCGTGCTCTGCGTACACAACTTCTCGCGTTTCGCCCAGCCCACCGAGCTCGATCTGCGTGCCTTCAACGGCCGTCATCCCGTGGAACTGATCGGTGGTGTGCGCTTCCCGGCCATCGGCCAGTGGCCCTACCTGCTGACTCTCGCCGGTCACGGTTTCTACTGGTTCCGGCTGCGAAAGGACTCCATTCCCGCTTGA
- a CDS encoding maltokinase N-terminal cap-like domain-containing protein, translating to MSEAASTRTSVALLPSLAPLLHQWLPRQRWFAGKGSHVAGFSLVSATELLPLQGPGPGLLHLLVRVRQPDLATPQAAADCYQLLIGVRQTLPPVLAPSLIGHLAEGPLAGRTVYEGLHDPRLSAVLLERLRAPGTLGPLRFDRFDRAPAIPRGLLPRPLDAEQSNSSLVYGDTFILKLFRRIHPGPNPDLELPLALARAGCDRAPVPVAWYESHTPEPFTLGVLQPYLRDSRDAWMLALEALAGGRAFDKEAHALGRVTAEVHTALAHALPTVRLRGAQTEQLAAAMTQRLDAAAKAVPALVPYVPRLRAAFDAVAVLGRHGRAWTAQRVHGDLHLGQALHCSTDGAWSVIDFEGEPARPLTERRRPQPAVRDVAGMLRSFDYAARTHRPWNPTWAEVCRDAYCEGYAAACGTDPRDEPELLRAYETDKAVYEVVYEARHRPDWLPVPMAAICRLAAAP from the coding sequence ATGTCGGAGGCTGCATCCACCCGGACTTCCGTCGCACTGCTCCCCTCACTCGCCCCTCTGCTGCACCAATGGCTGCCCAGACAGCGCTGGTTCGCCGGCAAGGGGTCGCACGTCGCCGGCTTCTCGCTCGTCTCGGCGACCGAACTGCTGCCGCTCCAGGGCCCCGGCCCGGGACTGCTGCATCTGCTCGTGCGGGTCCGGCAGCCGGACCTCGCCACACCCCAGGCGGCAGCCGACTGCTACCAACTGCTCATCGGTGTACGCCAAACCCTGCCGCCTGTGCTCGCCCCCTCCCTGATCGGGCATCTGGCGGAGGGTCCCCTCGCCGGACGGACCGTGTACGAGGGGCTGCACGATCCCCGGCTCTCCGCCGTGCTCCTTGAGCGGCTGCGCGCACCGGGCACTCTCGGCCCGCTGCGCTTCGACCGGTTCGACCGCGCGCCCGCGATTCCACGGGGTCTGCTGCCCCGCCCGCTGGACGCCGAGCAGTCCAACTCCTCGCTGGTCTACGGCGATACGTTCATCCTCAAGCTCTTCCGCCGTATCCATCCCGGCCCGAACCCCGATCTGGAACTCCCGCTCGCCCTGGCGCGCGCCGGGTGCGACCGGGCTCCCGTTCCCGTCGCCTGGTACGAGTCGCACACGCCGGAACCTTTCACCCTCGGTGTGCTCCAGCCGTACCTGCGCGACTCTCGCGACGCCTGGATGCTCGCCCTGGAAGCACTGGCCGGCGGGCGCGCCTTCGACAAGGAGGCGCATGCCCTGGGGCGCGTCACCGCCGAGGTGCACACCGCGCTCGCGCACGCGCTGCCGACGGTGAGGCTGCGCGGTGCGCAGACCGAGCAGCTGGCGGCCGCGATGACGCAGCGACTCGACGCGGCGGCCAAGGCGGTCCCGGCCCTGGTGCCGTACGTGCCCCGGCTGCGGGCGGCCTTCGACGCGGTCGCCGTGCTCGGGCGGCACGGGCGCGCCTGGACTGCACAGCGGGTGCACGGCGATCTGCATCTCGGGCAGGCACTGCACTGTTCGACCGACGGTGCCTGGTCGGTCATCGACTTCGAGGGCGAGCCCGCGCGGCCGCTCACCGAGCGCCGCCGGCCACAGCCCGCCGTCCGTGATGTCGCCGGCATGCTCCGCTCGTTCGACTACGCGGCACGCACCCACCGCCCCTGGAACCCGACGTGGGCCGAGGTGTGCCGTGACGCGTACTGCGAGGGCTACGCCGCGGCCTGCGGGACCGATCCGCGCGACGAGCCCGAACTGCTGCGCGCGTACGAGACGGACAAGGCCGTGTACGAGGTCGTCTACGAGGCCCGGCACCGGCCCGACTGGCTGCCCGTCCCGATGGCCGCGATCTGCCGCCTCGCCGCGGCCCCCTGA
- the glgB gene encoding 1,4-alpha-glucan branching enzyme gives MASAARSHGAASVATGSGGSGAGGTRSGTTGSGDSGSEPAGSGDAAGTAQTGPAAAPRPRAASGGRGVRAAKPLTDWDRQRLLSGAHHDPHALLGAHSVRGGVQIRVLRPFARTVTVLGKGLRTELHSEGDGLFAGVLPMRTTPEYRLLVTYDENESGFEVHDPYRFLPALGELDLHLIGEGRHEELWKALGAHPMTHQGVTGTRFTVWAPNAQGVRVAGDFNYWDSTGCPMRSLGATGVWEVFLPGVGEGALYKFDITRPDGSHTLRADPMARRTEVPPANASIVTESHHVWRDEQWMAHRADRPVHESPLSVYEVHLASWRPGLTYRQLATQLPAYVKELGFTHVEFMPPAEHPFGGSWGYQVTGFYAPTARMGTPDDFRHLVDCLHRAGIGVLVDWVPAHFPRDDWALAEFDGRPLYEHTDPARAAHPDWGTLEFDYGRKEVRNFLVANAAYWCEEFHIDGLRVDAVASMLYLDYSREDGEWSPNEHGGRENLDAVGFLQEMNATVYRRCPGVVTIAEESTAWDGVTRATHHVGPGGFGGLGFGLKWNMGWMHDSLQYVSKEPVHRKYHHNEMTFSMVYAYSENYVLPISHDEVVHGKRSLVSKMPGDWWQQRANHRAYLGFMWAHPGKQLLFMGQEFAQGAEWSEGHGPDWWLLDPSYAAEADHRGVRDLVRELNRVYGDTPALWQRDTEPEGFDWVDGHAAEDNVFAFLRFDRSGSPLLAVSNFSPVVRHEFRLGVPNPAGAWTEVLNTDEARYGGSDVLNPDPLKPEQVPWHGRTSSVQLTLPPLATIWLRPA, from the coding sequence ATGGCGAGCGCCGCCCGGTCACACGGCGCCGCGTCCGTCGCCACCGGGTCCGGCGGCTCCGGCGCAGGGGGAACCCGGTCCGGCACCACCGGGTCCGGTGACTCCGGGTCCGAGCCCGCCGGGTCAGGGGACGCAGCAGGGACGGCGCAGACCGGGCCGGCGGCCGCGCCCCGTCCGCGTGCGGCGAGCGGCGGCCGTGGTGTGCGGGCGGCGAAGCCGCTCACCGACTGGGACCGGCAGCGGCTGCTGTCCGGCGCCCATCACGATCCGCACGCGCTGCTCGGGGCGCACTCGGTGCGGGGCGGTGTCCAGATTCGCGTACTGCGCCCGTTCGCGCGGACGGTGACGGTGCTCGGGAAGGGGCTGCGGACCGAGCTGCACTCGGAGGGCGACGGTCTCTTCGCCGGGGTGCTGCCGATGCGCACCACCCCGGAGTACCGGCTGCTGGTCACCTACGACGAAAACGAGAGCGGCTTCGAGGTCCATGACCCGTACCGCTTCCTGCCCGCGCTCGGCGAGCTCGATCTCCATCTGATCGGCGAAGGACGGCACGAGGAGCTGTGGAAGGCGCTGGGCGCGCATCCGATGACCCACCAGGGCGTCACCGGGACGCGGTTCACCGTCTGGGCTCCCAATGCACAGGGTGTACGGGTCGCCGGGGACTTCAACTACTGGGACAGCACGGGTTGTCCGATGCGCTCGCTCGGGGCGACGGGTGTGTGGGAGGTGTTCCTGCCGGGCGTCGGCGAGGGGGCCCTCTACAAGTTCGACATCACCCGCCCGGACGGCTCGCACACGCTACGGGCCGACCCCATGGCCCGGCGTACCGAAGTGCCGCCCGCCAACGCCTCGATCGTCACCGAGTCGCACCATGTGTGGCGGGACGAACAGTGGATGGCGCACCGGGCCGACCGGCCGGTCCACGAGTCCCCGCTCTCGGTGTACGAAGTGCATCTGGCCTCCTGGCGTCCGGGACTGACCTACCGCCAGCTGGCCACCCAGCTGCCCGCGTATGTGAAGGAGCTCGGCTTCACACATGTGGAGTTCATGCCGCCGGCCGAACATCCCTTCGGCGGTTCCTGGGGCTATCAGGTCACCGGCTTCTACGCCCCGACCGCCCGGATGGGCACGCCCGACGACTTCCGGCACCTCGTTGACTGCCTGCACCGGGCGGGCATCGGCGTGCTGGTGGACTGGGTGCCCGCGCACTTCCCGAGGGACGACTGGGCGCTGGCGGAGTTCGACGGCCGTCCGCTGTACGAGCACACGGACCCGGCGCGCGCGGCGCACCCCGACTGGGGAACCCTCGAGTTCGACTACGGCCGCAAGGAGGTGCGCAACTTCCTGGTGGCGAACGCGGCTTACTGGTGCGAGGAGTTCCACATCGACGGCCTGCGCGTGGACGCCGTCGCCTCGATGCTCTACCTCGACTACTCCCGCGAGGACGGCGAGTGGAGCCCGAACGAGCACGGTGGCCGGGAGAACCTGGACGCCGTGGGGTTCCTGCAGGAGATGAACGCCACGGTCTACCGCCGCTGCCCCGGCGTCGTGACGATCGCCGAGGAGTCCACGGCCTGGGACGGGGTGACCCGGGCGACCCACCATGTGGGGCCGGGCGGCTTCGGGGGACTCGGCTTCGGCCTGAAATGGAACATGGGCTGGATGCACGACTCCCTGCAGTACGTCTCGAAGGAGCCGGTGCACCGCAAGTACCACCACAACGAGATGACGTTCTCGATGGTGTACGCGTACAGCGAGAACTACGTGCTGCCCATCTCGCACGACGAGGTGGTGCACGGCAAGCGCTCGCTCGTCAGCAAGATGCCGGGCGACTGGTGGCAGCAGCGCGCCAACCACCGCGCGTATCTCGGCTTCATGTGGGCCCACCCGGGCAAGCAACTGCTCTTCATGGGACAGGAGTTCGCGCAGGGGGCGGAGTGGTCCGAGGGCCATGGGCCCGACTGGTGGCTGCTCGACCCGTCGTACGCGGCGGAGGCCGACCACCGCGGCGTACGCGATCTGGTCCGGGAGCTGAACCGGGTGTACGGGGACACGCCGGCACTGTGGCAGCGGGACACCGAGCCGGAGGGTTTCGACTGGGTGGACGGCCATGCCGCCGAGGACAACGTCTTCGCCTTCCTGCGTTTCGACAGGTCGGGCAGCCCGTTGCTCGCGGTGAGCAACTTCTCGCCGGTGGTCCGTCATGAGTTCCGCCTCGGTGTCCCGAACCCGGCAGGCGCCTGGACGGAGGTGCTGAACACGGACGAGGCGCGCTACGGCGGCAGCGACGTGCTCAACCCGGACCCTCTGAAGCCTGAGCAGGTGCCCTGGCACGGCCGCACCTCCTCGGTCCAGCTGACGCTGCCGCCGCTGGCGACGATCTGGCTGCGGCCGGCGTGA
- a CDS encoding HelD family protein produces the protein MRREQQFVSLAHERLDQLRGEAEAAVRATMAQVSTSLQARVERDIEVAEHSASLGALDAADAGLCFGRIDRRDGVTYHIGRTGIRRDDADRTPLLIDWRAPVARPFYLATGYEPMGLRRRRHITTEGRTVTALHDEIMDLADTTRTGYESHDADEVLLAALNSARTGRMADIVSTIQAEQDHIIRAPQRGVLVVEGGPGTGKTAVALHRAAYLLYAHREQLAKRAVLIVGPNPAFLGYIGEVLPSLGETGVLLATVGELFPGVHATGSDTPAAAAVKGRAEMAHVLAEAVRDRQQVPEKGAPLVIRHDDGELVIDWDMAVEARHKARETQLPHNLARPHFVFRIIDELTAQLADRIGADPYGGPNFLGPDDIALLGKGIAASAEVHSAIATLWPPLTPQEFLADYLARPTHLGADEAELIRRADGPWTPADVALLDEAAELLGEDDSAARAAAEAERARQIAYAQGVLDVSYASRTYEFEDKHDEESEVLAAHDIIDAERFAERHEEADHRTAAERAAADRTWAFGHIIVDEAQELSAMAWRLLMRRCPTRSMTLVGDPAQTGDIAGLGSWKRILEPYVGDRWQHTRLGVNYRTPAEIMDLAARMRRKSCPDFRPPRSVRSTGVVPWTERATKEDLGRTVLAAVARETPDEGRLAVIAPRELHGELASLGGGPVDLTRTVVLLDPRQAKGLEFDSVIVVEPALFGESDLYVALTRATQHLGLVHVEDLPEALTQKG, from the coding sequence ATGCGGCGGGAACAACAATTCGTCTCTCTCGCCCATGAGCGGCTCGACCAGCTCAGGGGGGAGGCCGAAGCTGCCGTGCGCGCCACGATGGCGCAGGTCAGCACCAGTTTGCAGGCCCGCGTCGAACGCGATATCGAGGTGGCCGAGCACTCCGCGTCACTCGGCGCGCTCGATGCCGCGGACGCCGGGCTGTGTTTCGGGCGTATCGACCGGCGTGACGGCGTGACTTATCACATCGGGCGTACCGGAATCCGTCGTGACGATGCCGACCGCACCCCTCTGCTCATCGACTGGCGGGCACCCGTCGCGCGCCCGTTTTATCTTGCGACCGGGTACGAGCCCATGGGTCTGCGCCGCAGACGCCACATCACCACCGAAGGGCGCACCGTCACGGCGCTGCACGACGAGATCATGGATCTCGCCGACACCACCCGCACCGGCTACGAGTCGCACGATGCCGACGAGGTGCTGCTCGCCGCGCTCAACAGCGCGCGCACCGGGCGGATGGCCGACATCGTGTCGACCATCCAGGCCGAGCAGGATCACATCATCCGAGCTCCCCAGCGCGGCGTGCTCGTCGTCGAGGGCGGACCGGGGACCGGGAAGACCGCGGTCGCGCTGCACCGGGCGGCCTATCTGCTCTACGCGCACCGGGAGCAGCTCGCCAAGCGGGCGGTGCTCATCGTCGGGCCCAACCCGGCCTTCCTGGGGTACATCGGCGAGGTGCTGCCCTCCCTCGGCGAGACCGGCGTGCTCCTGGCGACCGTCGGTGAGCTGTTCCCCGGCGTGCACGCCACCGGCAGCGACACGCCCGCGGCCGCCGCCGTCAAGGGCCGGGCCGAGATGGCCCACGTCCTGGCCGAGGCCGTACGCGACCGGCAGCAGGTGCCCGAGAAGGGCGCCCCACTTGTCATCAGGCACGACGACGGTGAGCTCGTCATCGACTGGGACATGGCTGTCGAGGCGCGGCACAAGGCGCGGGAGACCCAGCTGCCGCACAATCTCGCCCGCCCGCACTTCGTGTTCCGGATCATCGACGAGCTCACCGCCCAGCTCGCCGACCGCATCGGCGCCGATCCGTACGGCGGCCCCAACTTCCTCGGCCCCGACGACATCGCCCTGCTCGGCAAGGGCATCGCCGCCAGCGCCGAGGTGCATTCCGCCATCGCCACACTGTGGCCCCCGCTCACCCCGCAGGAGTTCCTCGCGGACTATCTGGCCCGGCCCACCCATCTCGGCGCGGACGAAGCGGAGTTGATCCGGCGCGCCGACGGGCCGTGGACGCCGGCCGATGTGGCACTCCTCGACGAGGCCGCCGAACTCCTCGGCGAGGACGACTCCGCGGCCCGCGCCGCCGCCGAGGCCGAGCGGGCGCGACAGATCGCCTACGCCCAGGGCGTGCTGGACGTCTCGTACGCCTCCCGCACCTACGAGTTCGAGGACAAGCACGACGAAGAGTCCGAGGTGCTCGCCGCGCACGACATCATCGATGCCGAACGGTTCGCCGAACGTCACGAGGAGGCCGACCACCGCACCGCGGCCGAGCGCGCCGCCGCGGACCGCACCTGGGCCTTCGGGCACATCATCGTCGACGAGGCGCAGGAGCTGTCCGCAATGGCGTGGCGCCTGCTGATGCGCCGCTGCCCCACCCGCTCGATGACCCTGGTCGGCGATCCGGCCCAGACCGGGGACATCGCGGGCCTCGGCTCCTGGAAGCGGATTCTCGAGCCGTACGTCGGAGACCGCTGGCAGCACACCCGGCTCGGGGTCAACTATCGTACGCCCGCCGAGATCATGGACCTGGCCGCCCGTATGCGCCGCAAGTCCTGCCCCGATTTCCGTCCGCCGCGCTCGGTGCGCTCGACGGGTGTGGTGCCGTGGACCGAGCGGGCCACGAAAGAGGATCTGGGGCGCACCGTCCTGGCCGCGGTCGCGCGGGAGACGCCCGATGAGGGCAGGCTCGCGGTCATCGCCCCGCGCGAACTCCACGGCGAACTGGCCTCACTCGGCGGCGGCCCGGTCGATCTGACCCGGACCGTCGTCCTGCTCGATCCGAGGCAGGCCAAGGGCCTCGAGTTCGACTCGGTCATCGTCGTCGAGCCGGCGCTCTTCGGTGAGAGCGACCTGTATGTGGCGCTGACCCGCGCCACGCAGCATCTCGGCCTGGTGCACGTGGAGGACCTGCCCGAGGCGCTCACCCAGAAGGGCTGA
- a CDS encoding WGR domain-containing protein, producing the protein MARTTTYLELSQDGGGAHKFYEVTVEGTVVSVRYGRIGAGGQLQTSSFPTAEKAKAAAARKIGEKVRKGYAPAVQGQRAARPVTRRQVTSAPSTARSTAPVLWRFRTGSAAFGIHIDEDRCWVGNQAGDVYTLSHGGEVLARYSLPDGVKCLVADDFWIYAGCDDGKVYDLSSKLPFAAYDIAADVDIFWLDIREGVLNVSDADGGLTVIDHEDEHQWARRSSGNQAWMVRADEQRVYHGHSKGVTAYAPDGGRQLWHAPTGGGVLFGWQEADSVYAGTVRHDVHRISKRTGAVEATYRCDTAVYSCATSPDGRHVFAGDSSSSVYCFAADGTRLWKLGTGGGSALSMQYRDEKLYMVTTDGSLVCVDASETAVAAAQQGTVPLARDVKSAAALPTYSPAASPAAVATISAPPAGGVVVECVQTGGRMRVHVVSDGFEPSWNVQFPRGIREVGARYVVDALHPAQAGFYRVRGEIRRLV; encoded by the coding sequence ATGGCACGCACCACGACGTATCTGGAGCTGTCGCAGGACGGCGGCGGAGCGCACAAGTTCTACGAGGTGACCGTGGAGGGGACGGTCGTCTCGGTGCGCTACGGCCGGATCGGCGCGGGCGGTCAGCTGCAGACCTCGTCCTTCCCCACGGCCGAGAAGGCGAAGGCCGCAGCGGCCAGGAAGATAGGCGAGAAGGTACGCAAGGGGTATGCGCCCGCCGTCCAGGGACAACGGGCGGCACGTCCGGTGACGCGCCGTCAGGTGACCTCCGCACCGTCCACCGCGCGCTCCACGGCCCCGGTGCTGTGGCGGTTCCGCACCGGCTCGGCCGCCTTCGGCATCCATATCGACGAGGACCGCTGCTGGGTGGGCAACCAGGCAGGGGATGTCTACACGCTCAGTCACGGCGGAGAGGTACTGGCCCGCTACTCGCTGCCGGACGGCGTCAAGTGCCTGGTGGCGGACGACTTCTGGATCTACGCCGGCTGCGACGACGGCAAGGTGTACGACCTGTCCTCCAAGCTTCCGTTCGCGGCCTATGACATCGCGGCGGACGTCGACATCTTCTGGCTCGACATCCGCGAGGGCGTACTGAACGTCTCCGACGCGGACGGCGGTCTGACGGTCATCGACCACGAGGACGAGCACCAGTGGGCACGCAGGTCGAGCGGCAACCAGGCCTGGATGGTGCGGGCGGACGAGCAGCGGGTGTACCACGGCCACAGCAAGGGCGTCACGGCGTACGCGCCCGACGGCGGCCGGCAGTTGTGGCACGCGCCGACCGGGGGAGGTGTGCTGTTCGGCTGGCAGGAGGCCGACTCCGTGTACGCGGGCACGGTGCGCCACGACGTGCACCGCATCTCCAAGAGGACGGGGGCCGTCGAGGCGACGTACCGGTGTGACACCGCGGTGTACTCCTGCGCCACCTCGCCTGACGGGCGCCATGTCTTCGCCGGCGACTCGTCGTCCTCCGTGTACTGCTTCGCGGCGGACGGCACCCGTCTGTGGAAGCTCGGCACGGGCGGCGGCTCGGCACTGTCCATGCAGTACCGGGACGAGAAGCTCTACATGGTCACGACGGACGGATCCCTGGTGTGCGTGGACGCGAGTGAGACCGCGGTCGCGGCCGCGCAGCAAGGCACGGTGCCCCTGGCCAGGGACGTCAAGTCGGCGGCGGCGCTGCCGACCTACAGTCCCGCCGCGTCGCCGGCCGCGGTGGCGACCATATCGGCGCCGCCCGCCGGTGGAGTGGTGGTGGAGTGCGTCCAGACCGGCGGCCGGATGCGCGTGCATGTGGTGTCCGACGGTTTCGAACCGTCGTGGAACGTCCAGTTCCCCCGTGGCATACGCGAAGTGGGCGCCCGGTACGTCGTCGACGCGCTGCACCCCGCCCAGGCCGGGTTCTACCGGGTGCGCGGGGAGATCCGTCGCCTGGTCTGA
- the trxA gene encoding thioredoxin has translation MTRTAGVATVTDADFDAEVLGAGRPVLVKFTADWCGPCRQLAPVLSAMAAEEADRLKVVQLDVDTNPEITARYAVLSTPTLMLFRGGEPVTSMVGARPKRRLVQELDDALQDRPAR, from the coding sequence ATGACTCGGACAGCGGGTGTCGCCACGGTGACGGATGCGGACTTCGATGCCGAGGTGCTGGGCGCGGGCCGCCCGGTGCTCGTGAAATTCACGGCCGACTGGTGCGGACCGTGCCGCCAGCTCGCTCCGGTGCTGAGCGCGATGGCCGCGGAGGAGGCGGACCGCCTGAAGGTGGTCCAGCTCGACGTCGACACCAACCCGGAGATCACGGCGCGGTACGCGGTGCTGTCGACGCCGACGCTGATGCTGTTCCGCGGCGGCGAACCGGTGACGTCGATGGTGGGCGCCCGCCCCAAGCGCCGGCTGGTGCAGGAGCTGGACGACGCCCTCCAGGACCGGCCTGCGCGGTGA
- a CDS encoding MerR family transcriptional regulator, whose product MRIGELAQRAGTTTRTLRYYESRGLLPALRAGNGYRTYGEDDLRLVQQIRTLQDFGFDLEETRPFVECLRAGHPAGDACPASLAVYRAKLAELDVLIEQLQSVRAQVGAQLLRAEAQLPGGPDPQCEFGD is encoded by the coding sequence ATGCGAATCGGTGAGCTGGCACAGCGGGCGGGCACCACGACCCGCACGCTGCGCTACTACGAGTCACGCGGACTGTTGCCCGCGCTGCGCGCGGGCAACGGCTACCGCACGTACGGCGAGGACGATCTGCGTCTGGTTCAGCAGATCCGGACCCTGCAGGACTTCGGGTTCGACCTGGAGGAGACCAGGCCCTTCGTGGAGTGCCTGCGCGCGGGCCATCCGGCCGGTGACGCCTGCCCGGCCTCGCTCGCCGTGTACCGCGCGAAGCTCGCCGAGCTGGACGTGCTCATCGAACAGCTCCAGTCGGTGCGCGCCCAGGTCGGAGCACAACTCCTGCGGGCCGAGGCGCAGCTGCCCGGCGGCCCGGACCCTCAATGTGAATTCGGAGACTGA